Below is a genomic region from Eupeodes corollae chromosome 1, idEupCoro1.1, whole genome shotgun sequence.
tatcaaagttATTGTTTCAAATCGATTAAATTCTATTGAATTACTAATCTTATATATTCTATGTACATCTGAGGAACAGATGTGTACTTTTCTATGTTTCTACTCAGAAAACTAATTATGGAATTAATGAGCCCATTTCGCCTTCGTTGTAATTCGGTTTGCGATGAAGTTGACATCACAATTAGTCGAAACCAGTTTAAAAGCATTGTTTTGCAGATATTGGGTTAATTGCAATTATAATGTAACATTAATGCTATTAGTTCATTTTGTGCCTATGTAcgtatatttataaacattaaacataatttatttaattattaaatgtaaTCCATTgatgaaacaaataaataagtaaaataataaagtggtccttctatatcctcagcattactctgcggttccactatgatttttcaactttcgtctttgcagccttcgccTCCAAAAATGTCGCAGTAGCCCTATAtagtgttcactaagtagtccAACCTAACTGGAATTGTAGACGCcactgttgattccatcttCCACCCCCCACCTTTCGTTTGCTAACCGCAACAACATGTCACTGGATTTGGAACCAAATATCCAGTTGTGGTACCAGGTACCcgatgtttttctttaaatttttttttttgcgtcttaccatttacaaaatataaacaaaaagcaaaaatcttatgaaaaaaaagtaagctaaaattattttatttcatgccGTAACTAAAACACTAGATAATACACTATTTACAATTTCAGATATTTAACGCTGTATTGAAAAGATAAATGGCGGGAGTAGTTTCTAAACTGGCACAGCTTTAATTTGTAAGGAagaatcaattaatttaagaaaaggaAAGTCAACATATTTCCTGTAATTGTATTGGTTGTGTCAAGCCTTTGAATTTTGACCTGTTGATTTTGTTGAATTAAGTTTCGCTTTGACTTTCAGTAGAAGTGCTTCGAATGAATCTTCTTCTTTTGGTGGTGCCACTTGGCGATGTATCACATATGACTGGCAAGAATTCATTCCTGCATTatctgaaaagaaaaataatttgttcagaacattgattaaattttagCTCATTTTTTGTGTTATCTATACTAAGCACACACAAGTATTTTCAAATTACAGTAAAGTACATTGGTTTCGCTATAATAAGTCAGGAAGAAACAGgtctcaaaaattgtttttttgtaatgtaaTTATAATTTGAGTAATATATCACAATAAGAACCACAAGCCTTATTGCTGAACCTGAAGACCATTCactttcagttttgtttttgctttgaatACTAGACGTGCACAGTTTATAGTACTTTCCGAGTTACTTTAATTccaatattttgaacaaaaatgtccTACAATAAATTCCAATCAAATACCTTGAGAGCTGTTTGTTTCGGcatattttatacatttcataaaaaaatacatggTTTGGGCTATTTTCCTatcacttatttattttattttatggctGTCAGAGATCTGGCCCATTGAATAGTTAGAtgtttttgtaattgtaattttttgttaaggcACATGTTTTTCTTTAGCTTAACCCAGCGGCGACGCGTGCCTAACAAATGTAGTCGTTcagtttcaaaattcttatttgcGATGCCAAGAAGTCAAAcaagtctttttttatataaaagtacataataatgttttttaatttttatgttaataataaataggtatgtgatgattaaatatatttgaaagtttagtttttttttaaggtaaataaCAATAGACATTTTACGTTAGTACTTTTAGCTGTTTATTGTTCAATTGTAAGCATTGAAAGATTTGATAACCTATTTTGGCCCATAGTTGTTgcagaataggtttttattcttttaagggtTGAAAACGACCATTCAACAGACGAGGTTGTTAAAGGGAATGTAAGTACAAGTTCACATAATTTGTATATCTCAGGGAAAACTGAAACCAGATCATCTATGCCCCAGCCTCATTTCCTTCATTACACAGTAAAAAGAAGCTTTCCTCGTTCAAAACTGATCTGAACGAAATCGACCCTAGGAACGACGCGCGTCTCATTTCTcacattcgaaaaaataaaaaaataaaatgttggaatatgtacccaaataaataaataaactagttACCTACGCCCTAAttctatatattaaaaaaagctcTACTCGTTCAAAACAGATTTGCACGAAATGCTCCCTACAACGagcgaattgtttttttttttttcttttatgcttGCTATGGGCTCATTTCGTTGCCAAATCGTATGAACGACTTGGGTAGATACACTGTACAGATCGGTTGAGTAAAACAAAACAGTAGCAGGGAGctagttcgttttttttatttgggtgGTTCACAGAAGGAACGCGCGAgttggaaaatggaaaatatgtaCGTATACATTAGATATAACTATAAGGAATGAAGGAACAGTATGATTATAAGGTGTGGGTTAATTagatagaaattaaaataatgtcgcCTGTAAGCTAGTCGTTCATGCACGACTTGAACAATATGACGCCTCGCCACTGGCTTAACCATAAAAACAGTTTATTGTGTGCTAAATGCTCAAAGAAGCCCATTTCTGTTGGTGTATTGCACATTAGCTCCGTAAaaggtgtccttacaggacatTGCCTAACAGGTTGGCAATCTTAACTTGGGACTTCTGTACTAAAGGATACGGTATCTCACCTTCATGTTCATATTCACACAGAACAAGACTCCACTTCTACTACAATCATAATAATGGTCagaaaaattctgacatttattGTCTTAAACGCTTCATTGGTAGTACCAGTAGGTTTTGATGTGTAAGGTAGATCTTTAGATACTTTTGGTATCACAAGTATTTGTTTAAGTGTGCCGGCTTTTATACTTTCCTCTATCCTACAAAAACGAAAAGCCACATACGCTGAAACTATCATTGCAATGAACATATTTTTTACGTTTAGGCAAACTATAAATTTGAAATCTCAACTTACCATAGGCTCCTATACAAAGCTTTGAGAGAATTCCGCATCCCAAATAAATGGACCCACCATTGTTGTTTGACTATTACCAAAGCCAAAATGGCCGGATTGATATCCAAACCAATTTCTGCCTATcttccaataattttttttagcatGTAAGAttgatttcatttataaaaaactacacCGTGAACTAAGTAGTCTCAAAAAATctaacaattttctttagaaTTTTGGAAGATGAGGACCTTaggttatttatattttcaacacaCACAAATAGCATACAATAAGGAACAACTTTGCGACCTACCCGTAgcttttgagttatttttgaatatgtttacgaaaagatacaaaattaaatagttgCAACGTTTTGTTCTAAAACATGGAACatattgcaatatttttggaaatgtgCTTCAGTACTTACTctcagtttaaataaaaatatatttacccaAATCAGCGTACGATGCTCTGCAAAACGCTCGCCTTCCTCCGAAGCTTATGTCATACATATTTATCATGTCATCTTTTGGGCCGCTATCAATTGCCCTGAAAGCGTCCTCAGATTTTTCGTAGGTAACAAAACCATACTTCATTCTAAAAGTAGAACCAAACATTAGCTAAAAGTATACGAAAACAGACACGACATTTAAGGCATAACTTACCCAGTATCTTTGTAATGAATAGTAATTTGTTTAATTGGGCCATAGGAAAGAAATTTTTGTCGAAGTATTTCTTTAGTTGTTTCCTTTTCTATGCGACCAACGTATACTATCCGACGTTCTTCAACCGCTTTAATGAAgagtgttttattattattaatatttgtttaatatgaAATATTGCTGAAACTTACCAGGAACCGATAGGTTCCCTTCAACATGACTGCTTTCATCACGTCGTTTTGTGAAAGATcttgatgatgattttgatcGAGAACTTCTATTGTAAATACGATCGAACGATTTGCTCCTGCTCCTCCTATATTCAGAATATGATATACTATTACGCGAACTAGTGGAAGAGTCATTATCTCGTtggtttttcttggaaaaatcttCCGACTCCGAACAAGAGGAACTTATTGAACTTCTACGTTGACGAGTGGGCTTTGTCCTAGACCTGCTGCTCTTTATAACATCTTCAGCCCTACAATTAAAAGTTTCATCATcggatgaaaataaattatagcgAGATCTACACTTTCGGCGTACTTTTGTTCTTTTGCTTTTAACCGAATTAATACAATGATCGGAGGATTCCAATTTCGGTAAAAGTAACATCGAAAATTGAGGTGATAAATCCGTCTGAGTACATTTAGAAATAATACGATTCCTTATTCTATCTTTACTTAAATGCATAATGATTTTATCCTCTCCATGATCCGAAGACATTGGAACGGTTTGGTCTTGGAAAGGTGCAAGCAGTAAAGGAGAACTTTTTTTCACCACAACATCCTGTATGCTGACAATTAGGGAATTAGTTGATATTTGTACACTTTCGTCAGAGTGAACCTTTTGAAATGAGTTACGAATGTTGGTCAACCAAACATTGGATTTCAATAACGAACGCGATAAGTTTGTTGGTATGTTCTCTTGAATTGCACTATATCCATTTGGTGGAATTGTAATGTCCGTGTTACAACCTGTAGAAACCATAATAATTTCCTCGTACTCCGAATTATTTGTCTTTATATCTACATTACAAGTTTTATTACAACTTTTGACAATGTCTTTTAAAGGAAGAAGTTTCGTAACGCGGGCGACCTTAGATGATACAGTGGAGtcgataatttttatttgttgagccTTTTTTAGTTCTCTCAATCGCAGTACTTTATTCTTTGCCTCAGTGATGGGGTCAACAAATCGTTTAGAAGATTGATTTTCCTTCAAACTTTTCACAACTGAAGTTACAGCTTCAGTTTGAATCGGTTTGGTAACCTCAAACGTATTTgaagttgaagtttttgaagCAGGCATTTCTATTTGTTCCGATGATTTGGTTTTTAATTGTACATTAGAGtttttacttatagaagttagAAATGAATGGGTTTCTCTTCGTTTTTTATACTCTTCAAGGTTGAGCTTACGTTTCTTTGGAGTTTGTGAAGCAAAATCTTCTAGCAGTTTTCTGTTCTTTTCCTTAGATTCAAGTTTAGTTATTATAGGttcattattaataaatttagtaTGTTTATCATAAGCTAAAACTTGTTTTTGATCAACTAACTCTTTAGAATCTAGTCTTTCAGTGTCAATTTTTGCAATTGAtaaatcttgtttttttattatattttcttctttgctTTCTGTTTGGGATACTATTTCATTTCGATTACTAGAATTGTTTATTTTCCCTCCAACAGAAATTGTTTGcacatttttattgatattttgttttaacctaCTCTTAGCTTTAGGCTTAGGAGTAGCTTGTAATGGTTTACTATgcatattaatgttttttccaCGACCAATACCAAATTTTCTTCTAGAACAAACTGATTGATCGTTGCATGGAACAATTGCTATACGTGAAACGTTATGTTCATTAGGTTTTatctgaaaacaacaaaataagaatggtattttcaatataaatgcACATGCACATCcatgaatattaaataaaataaaataaaaattggattatTGTGAATATTACAGATAGtaacaaaatgaattaataattcCTTATTATTGGATATAGTTTTTTAGCCTTTAAAAGTGGAATGGAATCATTTTGACGAATACCTTCAAACTGtgtctatttaataaaattataaagttttttattttaatcaaaagcaACACTTGCCTCTTGGAGACTCTTAAAGAAAAAGCAGTAACTTGTTTTACTTAACGGTTTTCGAttaaaagcagtttttttttaatctgcccGAGCTCAAACCGCTAATTTGGACCAGTCTTCTGCTTACCCATTTggccctattcatgtgacacaaaaaaaaacaggtgcTTTTTATGACCTTCTGCGGAAAAACCGCCAAAaatcttaatacaaaattttcgtttgcaatataaacttaatgcATACCTCATTAATTTAACATTGGGGTTTAAAAAATACCGGtaaataaaatacgaaaataGCTTGTGCCTATTCATGTGACAGGatgtgtatgtatattgtaggtgaataaaataaattacatatgtttgtttattttttttaattgttaaagattttcaaattttttttaatactgcaCCGTTAATACGCTAATTCAGTAAATAGCATCTACCAAAACACATATCAAATCATTAGGCCAATTTGTATTACCCAGGCACACACCCAAACTCTTTCCgctcgaaaaaaaattacttaaattatgcttctttcaatattaaaaaaatatttctgtattttgcttttaagttttctcaagaacaaatcaaacgatttcaaaaatttaaacaatataatttttaattttaaatatcttgaaaatgggtcattattttttttacgaaattaaaatataaaacctttATTGATAAGCTCTAATGAAATGCATGCCAAAAGTGTTTGTgaaacacaatttaaattttatatataaaaattaatttaaaaaaaaaacctctaacgatttggaattgaaattttgaaaaattaagtttgttttgagatcattttaaattttaaaatacaggaaatatttttaaacatactctttgCGTTCATGAGCAGTAAGGTACTTGGCTTAAACAACATTACTGTTTTGCAGTGGCGAGGCGTGACTTATTTCTAAAGATAAGGCGGAGAAAAATGAGcgactaaaaaaaatatcagaaatgtaCTTAATGAACTTGctgaaaaagatatttcaacTGAAGCAACACTTATCGGACGAGTTAAAAACAAtcaactcaaattaaaaaattgtggaAATGTGTCACGTAACATGTCATTCTTTAAGTGTTTATGGAGTGCTAAAACTTCAAGGTAACGAAGGGATggaattgtatacaaaattttaagttaattttttacagCTGCAAAATCGCATATTCCagggaaaatatttattaaagaagatatttgtTTATCCGGTATTGTTGCTACAAAAGAATCGTATTTCGATTTATTAAGTAAATCTAAGAATACTAAATTAGTACAAGACTTATATCTTATATAAAGTTGACCtataatattatctttaatttctataaaaaagcgTTTATAGCGCGTTTTTGAATCTGTTTcaagtaattttctttttcgttgcGGTTCTCCGCAACCGTTCAGACTTtcgaaaattgattcaaatttctCTATGAAATCACAGCCAAACCAAGGctcaaaacattcaatttcTCTTTTTGCGATTTCAACatctgtttgtttattttgaatcaaattgaaaaaccaccagttttcgaaaaaatttcgGAGAGaattgtgagaaaaaaaaaaaacaaactttttaattaaatagataAGTTCAAAGGAGGTGTAGAGCGTATCTGTCATACAGCAATCTATTCCCAGAAGACATTGTGACTTTTGAGTaactaaaatttacaaaatgcaACCACTTTTCACAAATTACTTCCAATTCAaagtttaattaactttttatacACCTTGCACTGCTATTTGCTTGTAAACTgtattttagaacaaaatatcatttgccTAGTTTATTTTGGCTACAGTTACtttctactaaaaattattCCACTACGCAAATTTCTTTAAGTGGCCACCCGTACTTCTTAAACTTCATAGGAAGAGAATGAAGGAAAATATGCAATAAGTCCATAAGAGACGGGTTACGTTCGCCTTTTTTCTTTCAGAatagttgaatttttgtttactctATGAAAATGAATAACAAGCTTTGCTTAGGCTCAACCTGACATGCACAATGCGTATTTCTCCATTTCCAACactcttgtttgttttttgcacAAGCAAGGATGAAAGTGGGTGAACTCGGGTTATTTCTATGCTTAAGAAAGAGTTGGTTGCTTTTGTATGATTTCTTTACATACATGTTGCATGAAGTTTGTTTGTTGATATTGAGAGTTACAAAAGGTAAGTCGATGGGAATCGATTTATAAGGTGCCATCGCCACTactgttttgaagaaaaatataaggaCGACTTAGGGTCTCAAACAATGGAATGTTTACTTGATGCAAAAAGTATAATCCTGTTTGATTGATAAAAAAAGTGGGAGTCTGCAACTAAAAAACTTTGAGTGTTACCGCCAGAACAACCTCGGCTCTCGACCaacaatttgtattgttttttaataacaagCGCAAACGCAGGGGATATTACCACCCTAATTATAAGAAGACACTGTGTGAGTACTAGGAAAGAGAGAGGGGCTGAAAGAAGGTGTCGGTGCATa
It encodes:
- the LOC129940359 gene encoding uncharacterized protein LOC129940359, yielding MDSRLLNVFHSDQFDGNYVMFDTDNHFWSNDSGTPGLQLAETLHGILPIAPNEVISSNFFSNSILKEGDYSIEIKNNLNTNSKMYEKYDEVASVEILNKKQFSPQQTIDIVSVNPNSAYDTDFLQSTDEDIEIKENEGTQGELSYENVRSCSRSTFRSRTDSSSIGDYESHSSDYDDDPVAMGFKTYPSKFSNNFSSKSVVDCIPDSDNNGSMKSIDNPDPFATHLDVSTFDLAEFITQDDQVFYNHSTQVANSSLRNSIQNTVKLTISSDTDSDSDVIVDVETVENEEIGIDSWNEGKVNEIKSSSPSKYKVENKEIKPNEHNVSRIAIVPCNDQSVCSRRKFGIGRGKNINMHSKPLQATPKPKAKSRLKQNINKNVQTISVGGKINNSSNRNEIVSQTESKEENIIKKQDLSIAKIDTERLDSKELVDQKQVLAYDKHTKFINNEPIITKLESKEKNRKLLEDFASQTPKKRKLNLEEYKKRRETHSFLTSISKNSNVQLKTKSSEQIEMPASKTSTSNTFEVTKPIQTEAVTSVVKSLKENQSSKRFVDPITEAKNKVLRLRELKKAQQIKIIDSTVSSKVARVTKLLPLKDIVKSCNKTCNVDIKTNNSEYEEIIMVSTGCNTDITIPPNGYSAIQENIPTNLSRSLLKSNVWLTNIRNSFQKVHSDESVQISTNSLIVSIQDVVVKKSSPLLLAPFQDQTVPMSSDHGEDKIIMHLSKDRIRNRIISKCTQTDLSPQFSMLLLPKLESSDHCINSVKSKRTKVRRKCRSRYNLFSSDDETFNCRAEDVIKSSRSRTKPTRQRRSSISSSCSESEDFSKKNQRDNDSSTSSRNSISYSEYRRSRSKSFDRIYNRSSRSKSSSRSFTKRRDESSHVEGNLSVPAVEERRIVYVGRIEKETTKEILRQKFLSYGPIKQITIHYKDTGMKYGFVTYEKSEDAFRAIDSGPKDDMINMYDISFGGRRAFCRASYADLDNAGMNSCQSYVIHRQVAPPKEEDSFEALLLKVKAKLNSTKSTGQNSKA